Proteins encoded within one genomic window of Flavobacterium sp. NG2:
- the hisD gene encoding histidinol dehydrogenase, giving the protein MNKIYNPTPDSWTSILERPTKTVNDIEGTVKEIFAAVQKDGDLAVAKYTTQFDGVSFENIEVTTAEIETAVASLPNDLKEAIALAKANVESFHQAQKTTRISVETAEGVQCWQEKRPIQKVGLYIPGGTAPLFSTVLMLAVPAKIAGCSEIVLCSPPDKNGNINPAILYAANLCGVTKIIKVGGIQAIAGMTFGTQAIPKVYKIFGPGNQYVTVAKQLATQFGVAIDMPAGPSELLVVADDTAVPAFVASDLLSQAEHGTDSQVILVSTSKVMMDAVESEIQAQLEVLPRKAIAEKAIANSKLIFVENDAIALDLINEYGPEHFIVCTADNDFYVDGIQNAGSVFIGNYTPESAGDYASGTNHTLPTNGYAKNYSGVNLDSFMKSMTFQKISEKGIQNIGKAIEIMAEAEGLQAHKNAVTLRLKAIENEK; this is encoded by the coding sequence ATGAACAAGATATACAATCCAACACCCGACTCTTGGACATCTATTTTAGAAAGGCCAACGAAAACGGTTAACGATATCGAAGGAACAGTAAAAGAAATTTTTGCTGCTGTTCAAAAAGACGGAGATTTGGCTGTAGCCAAATATACCACGCAATTTGACGGTGTGAGTTTTGAGAACATCGAAGTAACGACTGCTGAAATTGAAACAGCAGTTGCAAGTTTGCCGAATGATTTGAAAGAAGCAATTGCTTTGGCAAAAGCCAATGTAGAAAGCTTTCACCAAGCCCAAAAAACAACACGTATTTCTGTAGAAACTGCCGAAGGGGTGCAGTGCTGGCAAGAAAAAAGACCAATTCAAAAAGTAGGTTTGTACATTCCTGGTGGAACAGCGCCTTTGTTTTCGACAGTATTAATGTTGGCTGTTCCTGCTAAAATAGCGGGTTGCAGCGAAATTGTATTGTGTTCACCTCCTGATAAAAACGGAAATATCAATCCTGCGATTTTATATGCTGCCAATTTGTGTGGGGTGACTAAAATCATCAAAGTAGGTGGAATCCAAGCGATTGCCGGAATGACATTTGGTACACAAGCGATTCCAAAAGTCTATAAAATTTTCGGACCTGGAAATCAATATGTAACGGTAGCGAAACAATTAGCAACGCAATTTGGAGTGGCGATTGATATGCCTGCTGGACCATCGGAGTTATTGGTAGTGGCTGATGATACGGCTGTTCCTGCTTTTGTAGCTTCGGATTTGTTAAGTCAAGCGGAACACGGAACGGATAGTCAAGTGATTTTAGTTTCGACTTCTAAAGTGATGATGGATGCTGTGGAAAGCGAAATTCAAGCGCAATTAGAAGTGTTACCAAGAAAAGCGATTGCTGAAAAAGCGATTGCGAATTCGAAATTGATTTTTGTCGAAAACGATGCGATTGCTTTAGACTTAATCAATGAATATGGACCAGAACACTTTATTGTGTGTACGGCTGACAATGATTTTTATGTGGATGGAATCCAAAATGCTGGTTCGGTTTTTATAGGAAACTATACGCCCGAAAGTGCTGGAGATTATGCCTCAGGAACCAATCACACCTTGCCAACGAATGGTTATGCGAAGAACTATAGCGGTGTGAACTTAGATAGTTTTATGAAATCAATGACCTTCCAAAAAATCTCTGAAAAGGGAATTCAAAACATTGGGAAAGCAATAGAAATCATGGCAGAAGCCGAAGGCTTACAGGCACACAAAAATGCAGTTACATTACGTTTAAAAGCGATTGAAAATGAAAAATAA
- the hisC gene encoding histidinol-phosphate transaminase has translation MKNNFDINNLVRANVKVLKPYSSARDEFEDFDTAQMVFLDANENPFQNGVNRYPDPQQTSVKVVLAQNKGLNTNQILLGNGSDEVLDLLFRAFCEPKEDNVISLPPTYGMYGVLANINNVEHKEIVLSESFQPRVEAILEAVTPNTKIIFLCSPNNPTGNSFTEESVTTILEKFNCFVVIDEAYIDFSDKASWLAKLDQYPNLIITQTLSKAYGLAGIRLGICYASADVIAVLNKIKPPYNVNELTQQRALERLKDQSKIDNEITSIIAQRESLLEVLNEVSFVEKIYPSEANFILAKVDDANKRYDELIAKGIVIRNRTTQPLCENCLRFTIGTEEENKKLMEALQS, from the coding sequence ATGAAAAATAATTTCGATATAAATAATTTAGTTCGTGCGAATGTTAAGGTGTTAAAGCCTTATTCTTCAGCGCGTGATGAGTTTGAGGATTTTGATACGGCTCAGATGGTGTTTTTGGATGCCAATGAAAATCCGTTTCAAAATGGAGTCAATCGTTATCCTGATCCACAGCAAACTTCTGTGAAAGTAGTCTTGGCGCAAAATAAAGGTTTGAATACCAATCAAATTCTGCTAGGTAACGGAAGTGATGAAGTATTGGATTTATTGTTCAGAGCGTTTTGTGAGCCTAAAGAAGACAATGTTATCAGTTTGCCACCAACTTATGGAATGTATGGTGTTTTGGCTAATATCAATAATGTAGAACACAAAGAAATCGTACTTTCTGAAAGTTTTCAACCACGAGTAGAAGCTATTTTAGAAGCGGTTACACCGAATACGAAAATCATTTTTTTGTGTTCGCCAAACAACCCAACCGGGAATTCGTTTACCGAAGAAAGTGTAACGACTATTTTAGAAAAATTCAATTGTTTTGTGGTGATTGATGAAGCCTACATTGATTTTTCAGACAAAGCGAGTTGGTTAGCTAAACTAGACCAATACCCTAATTTAATCATCACACAAACGCTTTCTAAAGCCTATGGTTTGGCAGGAATTCGTTTGGGGATTTGTTATGCTTCGGCTGATGTAATTGCGGTTTTGAATAAAATCAAACCACCGTATAACGTTAACGAACTAACGCAACAAAGAGCTTTAGAACGATTGAAAGATCAATCTAAAATTGATAACGAAATCACTTCTATTATAGCACAAAGAGAATCTTTACTTGAAGTATTAAATGAAGTATCTTTTGTAGAGAAAATTTATCCTTCTGAGGCTAATTTTATCTTAGCAAAAGTAGATGATGCCAATAAACGTTATGATGAATTGATTGCTAAAGGAATCGTGATTCGTAACAGAACTAC